From Psychroflexus torquis ATCC 700755, the proteins below share one genomic window:
- a CDS encoding 3-hydroxyacyl-ACP dehydratase FabZ family protein has protein sequence MKNKLISQLPYQDPFLFVDTIENVSEDFIKGSYTFKASSWFYKGHFKDHPITPGVILTECAAQIGLASLGLFILSQDKNSDLGKIRLAMTSTNIEFLKPVLPDEKVIIEAEKIYFRFNKLKSLVKMFNINGDLILRGDIAGVILI, from the coding sequence TTGAAAAACAAACTTATCTCTCAACTTCCTTATCAAGACCCTTTTTTGTTTGTCGATACAATTGAAAACGTCTCTGAAGATTTTATAAAAGGCAGTTACACTTTCAAAGCCTCCTCTTGGTTTTATAAAGGGCATTTTAAAGATCATCCCATTACTCCTGGAGTAATTCTTACCGAATGTGCCGCCCAGATTGGCTTAGCTAGTCTAGGACTTTTTATTCTTTCTCAAGATAAGAATTCTGACTTAGGCAAGATTCGACTCGCAATGACGAGTACAAATATAGAATTTCTAAAACCCGTTTTACCCGATGAAAAAGTCATCATTGAGGCAGAGAAGATTTATTTTAGATTCAATAAATTGAAATCATTGGTTAAAATGTTTAATATCAATGGAGACTTAATTTTAAGAGGAGACATTGCAGGTGTTATTTTAATTTAA
- a CDS encoding SDR family oxidoreductase yields MPQSSQHNYALILGGSQGLGYASALKLAQQGWNLLIIYRDRRSDFPEIEARFEEIKQCGVQLKTFNFDAINSEKRKEFITEIPKILGESGKIKLLLHSIAKGNLKAMTGDSPLNQIDLQITANAMAYSFYDWSKAILEAKLFAEHSKLLAFTSEGNQRVWKHYAAVSVAKTSLETLMKYMAVEFADFKITANCIQAGMVETQSFKMIPGHDVLKNSAIKRNPFKRLTTPEDVANVVYLLSLEESNWINGTVIKADGGESL; encoded by the coding sequence ATGCCACAGTCATCTCAACACAACTATGCTTTAATCCTTGGAGGCAGTCAGGGTTTAGGCTATGCATCAGCCTTAAAGTTAGCGCAACAGGGTTGGAATTTGCTTATCATTTATAGAGATAGGCGAAGTGATTTTCCAGAAATCGAAGCCAGATTTGAAGAGATTAAGCAGTGTGGCGTCCAATTAAAAACATTCAATTTTGACGCTATAAATTCAGAAAAGAGAAAAGAATTTATCACTGAAATCCCGAAAATTTTAGGAGAATCTGGTAAGATAAAACTGCTTTTACACAGCATTGCTAAAGGAAATTTGAAGGCGATGACCGGAGATTCACCTCTCAACCAGATCGATTTGCAAATCACAGCCAATGCCATGGCTTATAGTTTTTACGACTGGTCAAAAGCTATCTTAGAGGCCAAATTGTTTGCAGAACATTCAAAATTATTAGCTTTCACCAGCGAAGGGAATCAACGGGTGTGGAAGCATTATGCTGCCGTTTCAGTAGCCAAAACCAGTTTAGAAACGCTTATGAAGTATATGGCAGTAGAGTTTGCTGACTTTAAAATAACAGCGAATTGCATTCAAGCTGGAATGGTAGAAACACAGTCTTTTAAAATGATACCTGGACATGACGTTCTAAAAAATTCAGCCATTAAACGAAATCCTTTTAAACGGTTAACTACTCCGGAAGATGTCGCTAATGTGGTCTATTTGTTGAGTTTAGAGGAGTCTAATTGGATCAATGGAACCGTCATCAAAGCAGATGGTGGAGAAAGCCTGTAA
- a CDS encoding type III polyketide synthase: protein MSVKIETVATQNPEYFKETKDIIPFVETWLADENERFQRKVIKIFEGAQVDRRYSIMNPEEVFTSTSFEDKNRIYVREAKKLGKKVLEKALKLADWSPDSLDYIITVSCTGIMIPSLDAYLINDLELRQDIIRLPVTEMGCAAGISGMIYAKQFLQANPNKRAAIVSFEAPTATLQLNDLSMANMVSSAIFGDGSACVLMSSEEACKGPEIIDESMYHFYNDTHMMGFDLTNSGLKMILDIDVPEKISDHFPDIIHPFLKANDTKIEDINHLIFHPGGKKIINTVEALFGAMGKNIDDTKEVLRLFGNMSSATVLYVLERMLKKDMKKGEKGLMLSFGPGFSAQRILLQW, encoded by the coding sequence ATGAGTGTTAAGATAGAAACGGTTGCTACCCAAAACCCAGAATATTTTAAGGAAACAAAAGATATTATTCCTTTTGTTGAAACCTGGTTGGCAGACGAAAACGAAAGATTTCAACGAAAGGTTATCAAAATATTTGAAGGTGCTCAAGTAGATAGGCGCTACTCGATTATGAATCCTGAAGAGGTGTTTACTTCGACTTCTTTTGAAGATAAAAATAGAATCTATGTCCGAGAAGCGAAGAAACTTGGTAAAAAGGTTTTGGAAAAGGCCTTAAAACTAGCCGACTGGTCGCCAGACAGTTTGGACTATATCATTACGGTAAGCTGCACTGGGATTATGATCCCTTCCTTAGATGCTTATTTGATTAATGACTTGGAATTGCGACAAGATATCATAAGACTTCCTGTCACCGAGATGGGCTGCGCCGCTGGAATTTCAGGAATGATTTATGCCAAGCAATTTTTGCAAGCCAATCCCAATAAGAGAGCTGCTATCGTCTCCTTTGAGGCACCAACTGCCACGCTTCAACTCAATGATTTGTCTATGGCCAATATGGTAAGTTCTGCCATATTTGGTGATGGTTCTGCTTGTGTACTCATGTCTTCAGAAGAGGCTTGTAAAGGTCCAGAAATCATAGATGAATCTATGTATCACTTTTATAATGATACCCATATGATGGGTTTCGACTTGACTAATTCGGGTCTTAAAATGATCTTAGATATAGATGTACCAGAAAAAATAAGCGATCATTTCCCAGATATTATTCACCCTTTTCTTAAAGCTAACGATACAAAAATAGAAGATATCAATCATCTTATTTTTCATCCAGGGGGCAAGAAAATTATCAATACCGTAGAAGCCTTGTTTGGTGCTATGGGCAAAAACATAGATGATACGAAAGAAGTACTTCGGCTTTTTGGGAACATGAGTAGCGCTACAGTTCTCTATGTCTTAGAAAGAATGCTAAAGAAAGATATGAAAAAAGGAGAAAAGGGACTGATGCTAAGTTTTGGGCCGGGATTTTCAGCACAAAGAATTTTGCTTCAATGGTAA
- a CDS encoding methyltransferase domain-containing protein, with protein sequence MSSISTKKRSKQEEIMDGFDFKGEDLKHVLATIDRINTQLGGHRATIAGIKTLLKDRNQKHLVIADLGCGSGDALRHISKWAKTQDFNLQLIGIDANPHTIEIARELSADYKNISYRVIDVFSEDFEYFQADIITCCLTLHHFEDQFIEKLLPVLKQKAKYGVLINDLHRHKLAYHLFKLYCLVFVNSDIAKKDGLTSILRGFKEKDLETYAKNLNLKHHIKWYWAFRYQWIIYSS encoded by the coding sequence ATGAGTAGCATTTCAACCAAAAAAAGAAGCAAGCAAGAAGAAATCATGGATGGTTTCGATTTTAAGGGAGAAGACCTTAAGCACGTCCTTGCTACAATAGATAGAATCAATACACAACTTGGAGGGCACAGAGCAACTATAGCGGGGATCAAAACATTGCTAAAAGATAGAAATCAAAAGCATTTAGTGATAGCCGATCTAGGCTGTGGAAGTGGAGATGCCCTACGTCATATCTCCAAATGGGCAAAAACACAAGATTTCAACCTCCAACTTATAGGCATAGATGCCAATCCACATACTATAGAAATTGCAAGAGAATTATCTGCAGATTATAAGAATATCTCTTATCGCGTCATTGACGTGTTTAGTGAAGACTTTGAGTATTTCCAAGCTGATATTATTACGTGCTGCTTGACCCTTCATCATTTTGAAGATCAATTTATAGAAAAACTGCTCCCCGTGCTGAAGCAAAAAGCAAAATACGGTGTGCTCATTAACGATTTGCATAGACACAAATTGGCATATCACCTTTTTAAACTCTATTGTCTAGTCTTTGTAAATTCAGATATTGCAAAAAAAGATGGATTAACCTCTATATTAAGAGGCTTTAAGGAAAAAGATTTAGAAACTTACGCCAAAAATTTAAACCTAAAACACCACATCAAATGGTATTGGGCTTTCCGATACCAGTGGATTATTTATAGCTCATGA
- a CDS encoding NAD(P)/FAD-dependent oxidoreductase gives MNTYDVIIIGGGLAGLTSAIDLSKDGLQVLLLEKETYPKHKVCGEYVSNEISPYLNRLGVNFETTPPDEIHSLQLSDRKGQLVEIKLPLGGFGISRYAFDHLLFKKAKANGVDFVFETVTDVEFIDDRFTIKTAQQTFMSILAIGSFGKRSNLDKKMDRSFITQKTPWIGIKAHYTSSDFPEGSVQLHNFEGGYCGLSKTETGAVNFCYLAHYDTFKKANSIEDFNHKILSQNPHLKSFLETSKMDFEKHLAISQVSFQNKKAVEHHMLMAGDSAGLIHPLCGNGMAMAIHSAKLVSNEIKSFFKHKNRDKLEANYSRIWKKTFQKRLIFGSIFQKILLQPQLTRYGMWIVLKSPFLLRKMIQQTHGKPIQ, from the coding sequence ATGAACACATACGATGTCATTATAATTGGTGGAGGTCTCGCAGGGTTAACCTCTGCAATAGACCTATCCAAAGACGGTTTGCAAGTACTACTTCTCGAAAAAGAGACCTATCCAAAACATAAAGTTTGTGGAGAATATGTTTCCAACGAGATATCTCCCTACTTAAATCGTTTGGGTGTCAACTTTGAAACTACTCCACCAGACGAAATCCATAGTCTTCAATTAAGCGACAGAAAAGGCCAACTTGTTGAAATAAAACTACCACTCGGAGGCTTCGGTATTTCAAGGTATGCCTTCGATCATCTCTTGTTTAAAAAAGCGAAAGCTAATGGTGTTGATTTCGTTTTTGAAACGGTAACTGATGTTGAATTTATCGACGATCGCTTTACCATTAAAACAGCACAACAAACCTTTATGTCTATCCTAGCGATAGGTAGCTTTGGGAAGCGCTCCAACTTAGATAAAAAGATGGATAGATCTTTTATTACTCAAAAAACCCCTTGGATTGGTATAAAAGCTCATTATACATCAAGTGATTTCCCCGAAGGTTCAGTCCAATTGCATAATTTTGAAGGTGGGTATTGCGGATTGTCAAAAACTGAAACTGGCGCAGTCAATTTTTGTTATCTCGCTCACTACGATACTTTTAAAAAAGCAAATTCTATTGAAGATTTTAATCATAAAATCTTATCTCAAAACCCCCATCTGAAATCTTTTTTGGAGACTTCTAAAATGGATTTTGAAAAGCACTTAGCCATTTCTCAAGTTTCTTTTCAAAATAAAAAGGCTGTGGAACACCATATGCTTATGGCAGGAGATTCTGCTGGGCTTATTCATCCTTTATGTGGAAATGGAATGGCAATGGCTATACATTCTGCCAAGCTAGTTTCTAATGAAATAAAGAGCTTTTTTAAGCATAAAAATCGAGATAAACTGGAAGCAAATTATTCCCGTATTTGGAAGAAAACCTTTCAAAAAAGACTTATTTTTGGATCTATTTTTCAAAAGATATTGTTGCAACCTCAACTCACCCGTTATGGGATGTGGATAGTCTTAAAATCACCCTTTTTGCTCCGCAAAATGATTCAGCAAACCCACGGAAAACCAATTCAATGA
- a CDS encoding OmpA family protein: protein MKVKKNKILGLLLAIAFLFSSCEAVKNTNKTQRVGAIGAIGGAVIGGVIGNNTGDGDNSVLGAIIGGVVGGAAGAYIGNTMDKQAKEIEEEIPGAEVTRVGEGINVTFDENSGVYFTTNKSNIEGKSEISLLKLIGIFQKYPKTNIIVEGHTDSTGSDSYNMDLSKRRAQSVTDYLSNNGISSSRIKTNWYGEEQPKFDNTSPEERSKNRRVELAIVANEELKDEAKQKAQ, encoded by the coding sequence ATGAAAGTGAAAAAAAATAAAATACTAGGACTATTATTAGCCATTGCTTTTTTATTTAGTTCTTGTGAAGCAGTTAAAAATACAAATAAGACTCAAAGAGTTGGGGCTATAGGAGCTATTGGTGGAGCTGTAATTGGAGGAGTTATTGGTAATAATACTGGAGACGGAGATAATTCTGTTCTAGGTGCCATTATAGGAGGGGTTGTTGGTGGCGCAGCTGGTGCTTACATCGGTAATACAATGGATAAACAAGCCAAAGAAATTGAAGAGGAAATCCCTGGTGCAGAAGTGACCAGAGTTGGAGAAGGGATTAACGTGACTTTCGACGAAAATTCAGGGGTCTATTTTACTACTAATAAATCTAATATTGAAGGAAAATCTGAAATTTCACTACTAAAATTAATCGGTATTTTTCAAAAATATCCTAAAACGAATATCATTGTTGAAGGCCATACAGATTCTACAGGAAGTGATTCTTATAATATGGATTTATCCAAAAGAAGAGCTCAATCAGTAACCGACTATTTATCCAATAATGGGATTTCTAGTTCAAGAATTAAGACCAACTGGTACGGAGAAGAGCAACCTAAGTTTGATAATACTTCTCCAGAAGAGCGGTCCAAAAATAGAAGAGTAGAGCTTGCCATTGTAGCGAATGAAGAATTAAAAGATGAAGCAAAACAAAAAGCTCAATAA
- a CDS encoding lipocalin family protein, whose product MKYITIIALSLLLTSCGSAYLANKVEKQLKGDWVLEEVSFPNSSGFFDTTIFDLAEVTCFENSQWSFVPNNATGDFILDGNACDKQEQNFVWYIDKQTVESSTPEMLFKITTNQKAKAVDKGSRVSIKSLLEDQMVWQQKVTLENKEVIIEMTFSKQ is encoded by the coding sequence ATGAAATACATTACGATTATTGCTTTGTCTCTATTGCTAACCTCATGTGGTTCTGCTTATTTAGCAAATAAAGTTGAAAAACAATTGAAAGGAGATTGGGTTTTAGAAGAAGTTAGCTTCCCTAACTCATCTGGATTTTTTGATACCACTATTTTCGATTTAGCTGAAGTCACTTGTTTTGAAAATTCACAATGGAGTTTCGTTCCAAATAATGCAACAGGTGATTTTATTTTGGACGGCAATGCATGTGATAAACAAGAACAGAATTTCGTATGGTACATCGATAAGCAAACTGTTGAGAGTTCTACCCCAGAAATGTTATTTAAAATTACAACAAACCAAAAGGCTAAAGCGGTAGATAAAGGGAGTAGAGTAAGCATTAAATCTTTGTTAGAAGACCAAATGGTATGGCAGCAAAAAGTTACTTTAGAAAATAAAGAAGTCATTATTGAAATGACATTTTCAAAACAATAA
- a CDS encoding alpha-ketoacid dehydrogenase subunit alpha/beta, translating to MDFKHQSLTRENHIDLYRSLLKPRLIEEKMLILLRQGKISKWFSGIGQEAIAIGVTKALNKEEYILPMHRNLGVFTERGIPLYRLFSQFQGKSNGFTKGRDRSFHFGTQEYKIIGMISHLGPQLGVADGIALAHKLKNEKAVTAVFTGEGGTSEGDFHEALNIASVWQLPVLFCVENNGYGLSTPVSEQFNCEHIADKGKGYGMESHIIEGNNIVEVFTKMKEIVEEVRENPRPVLIEFKTFRMRGHEEASGTKYVPEELMDYWAKQDPVENYEQFLLDSDFITKDEVSKFKSDIKSEINEHLKRTNKEPSIEPDEKLELEDVYQQFTLDEHPKPSRKTEMRFIDAISKGLEQSMEKYKTMVIMGQDIAEYGGVFKITDGFVEKFGKDRVRNTPICESAIVSAAMGLSIQDIKSIVEMQFSDFVTSGFNPIANYLAKVHYRWGQKADVVIRMPCGGGVGAGPFHSQTNEAWFTKIPGLKVVYPSSPQDAKGLLAAAIEDPNPVLFFEHKALYRTIREDVYEDYFSIEIGKANLLKEGNDITVITFGAAVHWALEVLERCPEISAEVLDLRSLSPLDEAAIFNSVKKTGKVIILQEDSLFGGIASDISALISEHCFEYLDAPIKRVASLSTPIPFAKELEDQYLAKLKFENELKILNNY from the coding sequence ATGGATTTTAAACATCAGTCTCTTACCAGAGAAAATCATATTGATCTTTATCGCAGTTTGCTAAAGCCTCGACTTATAGAGGAAAAAATGCTAATACTCTTAAGGCAAGGAAAAATATCGAAATGGTTTTCTGGAATTGGTCAAGAAGCTATTGCAATAGGAGTGACTAAGGCTTTAAATAAAGAAGAATATATTTTACCTATGCATAGGAATTTGGGGGTGTTTACGGAGAGAGGAATTCCTTTATATCGTTTATTTTCTCAATTTCAGGGTAAGTCAAATGGCTTTACAAAAGGCCGAGATCGAAGTTTTCATTTTGGGACTCAAGAGTACAAAATTATCGGTATGATTTCTCATTTAGGGCCTCAACTTGGTGTAGCAGACGGTATTGCTCTTGCGCATAAGCTAAAGAATGAAAAAGCTGTAACTGCTGTGTTTACTGGAGAAGGAGGAACTAGTGAAGGCGATTTTCATGAAGCTCTAAACATAGCGTCTGTTTGGCAATTGCCCGTTTTGTTTTGTGTGGAAAATAACGGCTATGGCCTTTCAACTCCTGTATCTGAGCAGTTTAATTGTGAACATATTGCAGATAAGGGTAAGGGCTACGGTATGGAATCTCATATTATAGAAGGCAACAATATCGTAGAAGTCTTCACCAAAATGAAAGAAATTGTTGAAGAGGTTAGAGAGAATCCTAGACCTGTTTTGATTGAGTTTAAAACCTTTAGAATGAGAGGGCACGAAGAAGCAAGTGGCACTAAATATGTTCCAGAGGAATTGATGGACTATTGGGCAAAACAAGATCCAGTTGAAAATTATGAACAGTTCTTGCTTGACTCTGATTTTATAACTAAAGATGAGGTTTCAAAATTTAAATCTGACATAAAGTCAGAAATAAATGAACATCTTAAGAGAACTAATAAAGAACCTAGTATTGAGCCAGATGAAAAGTTAGAATTAGAGGATGTTTACCAGCAGTTCACTCTTGATGAACATCCAAAACCTTCTCGTAAAACTGAAATGCGATTTATAGATGCTATCTCGAAAGGCCTCGAGCAGAGTATGGAGAAATACAAGACGATGGTCATCATGGGCCAAGATATTGCTGAATATGGAGGGGTTTTTAAAATTACTGATGGCTTTGTCGAAAAGTTTGGAAAGGACAGAGTAAGAAACACCCCAATATGCGAGTCTGCTATTGTCTCAGCGGCTATGGGACTATCTATACAAGATATAAAATCTATAGTTGAAATGCAATTCAGTGATTTTGTTACTTCTGGTTTCAATCCAATTGCGAACTACTTGGCAAAAGTTCACTACAGATGGGGTCAAAAAGCAGATGTTGTCATTCGTATGCCTTGTGGTGGTGGAGTAGGAGCGGGGCCATTTCATAGTCAAACCAACGAAGCTTGGTTTACTAAGATTCCTGGTCTTAAAGTGGTTTATCCATCTTCGCCACAAGATGCAAAAGGTCTTTTGGCAGCAGCTATAGAAGACCCTAATCCCGTCCTCTTTTTTGAGCATAAAGCCTTATATAGAACCATAAGAGAGGATGTATATGAAGATTATTTCTCTATTGAAATCGGAAAAGCTAACCTCTTAAAAGAAGGCAACGATATTACAGTAATTACTTTTGGCGCAGCAGTTCATTGGGCTTTAGAAGTTTTAGAACGTTGTCCAGAGATTTCTGCTGAGGTTTTGGATCTAAGAAGTTTATCACCTCTAGATGAAGCCGCTATTTTTAATTCAGTAAAGAAAACAGGGAAAGTAATCATACTCCAAGAAGACTCTTTGTTTGGAGGAATTGCTTCCGATATCTCCGCACTTATCTCAGAACATTGCTTTGAATATCTGGACGCGCCTATAAAAAGAGTCGCTAGTTTATCCACACCTATACCATTTGCCAAAGAACTAGAGGATCAATATTTAGCAAAACTGAAATTTGAAAATGAACTAAAAATATTAAACAATTATTAA
- a CDS encoding IS30 family transposase has protein sequence MSHLTKEQRYTISVMRKEGYNHRAIAESIDKDKSVISRELKRNKDQRSGEYRYELAVKKCRERHKTKPKQICFTNEIKTASERLLKLDYSPEQVVGILKKHQEPSVSVETLYQHIWNDKKHKGTLHKHLRHQGRRYRKRGAAKDSRGIIKDRVSIEKRPSKVELRDRFGDLEVDLIIGKNHNQAILTINDRSSGMLKMKKVPSKESKGVGLAIIDLLEDWKPYLKTITADNGKEFADHLVVAQELNIDYYFARPYHSWERGSNENLNGLIRQYLPKKTDFTKITDYQVKQIQEKLNLRPRKRFNYENPIFVMDQLLFNPEVAFMT, from the coding sequence ATGAGTCACCTTACCAAAGAACAAAGATATACAATATCTGTAATGCGCAAAGAAGGCTATAACCATAGAGCTATTGCAGAAAGTATAGACAAAGACAAGTCAGTAATTAGTCGAGAGCTAAAGCGTAATAAGGATCAAAGAAGCGGTGAATATCGCTATGAATTAGCTGTGAAAAAGTGTCGCGAGAGACATAAAACAAAACCTAAACAGATTTGTTTTACAAATGAAATAAAAACAGCTTCAGAAAGGCTTTTAAAGTTAGATTATAGTCCAGAACAGGTAGTAGGGATATTAAAGAAACACCAAGAACCTAGTGTAAGTGTTGAAACACTTTATCAACATATCTGGAATGATAAAAAACATAAAGGAACCCTACATAAGCATCTAAGACATCAAGGCAGGCGTTATCGTAAAAGAGGCGCAGCAAAGGATTCTAGGGGTATTATAAAAGACAGGGTAAGTATAGAAAAACGACCTAGTAAAGTGGAGCTCAGAGATCGCTTTGGAGATCTTGAAGTGGATTTGATAATAGGTAAAAATCACAATCAAGCTATTCTAACAATTAATGATAGAAGCTCTGGAATGCTTAAAATGAAAAAAGTTCCTTCTAAAGAATCCAAAGGGGTAGGCTTAGCAATCATAGATTTATTAGAGGATTGGAAACCTTATTTGAAAACTATTACAGCGGATAATGGAAAAGAGTTTGCAGACCACCTTGTGGTAGCGCAAGAGCTAAATATAGATTATTATTTTGCAAGACCTTATCACTCCTGGGAACGGGGTTCAAACGAAAACCTAAACGGACTGATAAGACAATATTTACCTAAAAAAACAGACTTTACAAAAATCACTGATTACCAAGTAAAACAGATACAAGAGAAATTAAATCTAAGACCTAGAAAAAGGTTCAATTATGAAAATCCTATATTTGTAATGGATCAATTATTATTTAACCCAGAAGTTGCATTTATGACTTGA
- a CDS encoding isopenicillin N synthase family dioxygenase — protein MTNIPSVNLSDFLSDDPKRKQKFVNEIGSAYEEIGFVALNHHFLDEKLAEELYSQVKAFFELSEETKKRYEREDLGGQRGYVSFGKEHAKGKKEGDLKEFWHFGQEPAQDANLTEDYPDNIHIEELPQFNEVGMQAYKMLEKTGIYVLRALALYVGLDEFYFDHWASNGNSILRPIHYPPIKTEPKGAVRAGAHGDINLITLLMGASAGGLQVKRKDGEWIDAIPKQDELVINVGDMLERHTNNKLKSTIHRVTNPPKDEWDKPRYSIPFFLHPRSEMPLDCLEECTSEDNPKQYEDITAGEFLTQRLIEIGLIKK, from the coding sequence ATGACCAATATACCAAGTGTAAATCTATCAGATTTTTTATCTGATGACCCAAAAAGAAAACAAAAATTCGTCAATGAAATTGGTTCAGCTTACGAAGAAATAGGTTTTGTGGCTTTAAATCATCATTTTTTAGATGAAAAATTAGCAGAAGAACTTTACTCTCAAGTGAAAGCCTTTTTCGAACTTTCTGAAGAGACTAAGAAGAGGTATGAGCGTGAAGATTTGGGAGGACAACGTGGTTATGTTTCCTTCGGAAAAGAACATGCAAAAGGAAAAAAAGAAGGTGATCTTAAAGAGTTTTGGCACTTCGGGCAAGAACCAGCTCAGGATGCAAATCTAACTGAAGACTATCCAGACAATATACATATTGAAGAATTGCCTCAGTTTAATGAGGTAGGTATGCAAGCTTATAAAATGTTGGAAAAGACTGGAATTTATGTTCTAAGAGCTTTAGCCTTATACGTTGGGTTAGATGAGTTTTATTTTGATCACTGGGCAAGCAATGGGAACTCCATACTTCGTCCTATTCACTATCCACCTATTAAAACAGAACCAAAAGGGGCAGTAAGAGCGGGTGCTCATGGAGATATAAATCTTATTACTTTGCTTATGGGTGCTTCTGCTGGTGGCTTGCAAGTAAAAAGGAAAGATGGAGAATGGATTGATGCAATTCCTAAACAAGATGAGTTAGTTATAAACGTAGGAGATATGCTGGAAAGACACACCAACAATAAACTAAAATCTACAATTCATAGAGTGACTAATCCTCCTAAAGACGAGTGGGATAAACCAAGATATTCAATTCCATTTTTCTTACATCCTAGAAGTGAAATGCCTCTAGACTGTCTAGAAGAATGCACTTCTGAAGACAACCCAAAGCAGTATGAAGATATTACAGCAGGCGAATTTCTAACACAACGCTTAATAGAAATTGGCCTTATTAAAAAATAA
- a CDS encoding translation initiation factor yields the protein MDLKDQLKDLFPDHEPQENSQPVSKSEELNIWMQDDPLICEYSKRKGKANTLIKGYSGAKKDFQNLTKVLKKEIGVGGSHKEEIIIIQGDYRDQIMKILKDIGFNVKRVGG from the coding sequence ATGGATCTTAAAGATCAATTAAAGGATTTATTTCCAGATCACGAACCTCAGGAGAACAGCCAGCCTGTATCCAAAAGTGAAGAGTTGAACATTTGGATGCAAGACGATCCTCTTATTTGCGAATATTCTAAAAGAAAAGGAAAAGCAAATACGCTGATAAAAGGCTATTCCGGAGCAAAGAAAGATTTTCAAAACCTGACCAAAGTCCTAAAAAAAGAGATTGGTGTTGGAGGAAGCCATAAAGAGGAGATCATCATCATTCAGGGAGATTACCGAGATCAAATCATGAAAATCCTAAAAGATATAGGTTTCAATGTTAAGCGCGTTGGAGGCTAG
- a CDS encoding nucleoside phosphorylase has product MPLASSELILNPDGSIYHLNLKPEDIAHTIITVGDQERVAKVTSYFDEVIFETQKREFKTQTGFYKGKKITVISTGIGIDNIDIVLNELDALVNIDLKTREIKKNHQKLTIVRIGTSGGIQPFVDLDKFVMSEAGVGFDGLLHYYKNKVTNDEATKALCNHLKVSPKKPLPYIVDADQTLIDHFLTESKVIPGYTGTNLGFYGPQGRTLRLELEDPDFIDQLVSFRYKNHCITNLEMETSATYGLAKLLGHKALSMNAIIANRATGEFSKDPKDSVDSLIRFTLDKLSKL; this is encoded by the coding sequence ATGCCTTTAGCATCATCAGAATTAATCTTAAATCCAGACGGTAGCATTTATCACCTTAATTTAAAACCGGAGGATATCGCCCATACCATTATCACCGTGGGAGATCAAGAACGCGTTGCAAAAGTAACCTCCTATTTTGATGAGGTTATTTTTGAGACTCAGAAGAGAGAGTTCAAAACTCAAACTGGATTTTATAAAGGCAAAAAAATCACTGTAATCTCTACAGGAATTGGTATTGATAATATAGATATTGTTCTTAATGAACTGGATGCCTTAGTTAATATCGATTTAAAAACTAGAGAGATAAAAAAGAATCATCAGAAACTAACTATTGTAAGGATAGGAACTTCTGGGGGTATTCAACCTTTCGTAGACTTAGATAAATTTGTGATGAGTGAAGCTGGTGTTGGATTTGATGGCTTATTGCATTATTATAAAAATAAAGTGACTAATGATGAGGCTACTAAAGCTTTATGTAATCATCTAAAGGTTTCACCAAAAAAACCTTTACCATATATCGTTGACGCAGATCAGACTCTTATCGATCATTTTCTTACGGAGTCAAAGGTTATCCCTGGATATACTGGAACTAATTTAGGCTTTTATGGACCACAAGGAAGAACATTGCGTCTTGAGCTAGAAGATCCAGATTTTATAGACCAACTCGTATCTTTTAGATATAAAAATCATTGTATAACTAATCTGGAGATGGAAACTAGTGCAACTTACGGTTTAGCTAAATTACTTGGCCATAAAGCTTTATCCATGAACGCCATCATTGCCAATAGAGCAACAGGGGAATTTAGTAAAGACCCAAAAGATTCTGTAGATTCTCTTATTCGTTTCACATTAGACAAATTATCTAAGCTATAA